The Bacillus sp. F19 DNA segment AATATCAAGCTCACGTCCTAAATAGCCGATAACAGGAACCTGACATTCTTGTTCTATTGCCGTCTTTACCAGTTTAAAGTGTCCTTCGCTTCCAACTTTGTTTGCTATAACTCCTTCAATCCTAGGGCCATCTGCGAATATTTGGAATCCTTTGACAATGGCTGCTGCACTTCGAGCCATACTGGCACAATTTACAACCAGCAAAACAGGCGCTCTCGTTATCATGCTAATCTCTGCAGTACTTCCTTGATTCGTTTTCGGGTTTTTTCCGTCAAAAAAGCCCATAACCCCTTCTATAATTGAAATGTCCGCTCCACGGCTTCCATGTGTAAAAATATCAACAACTGTATCTTTTGATAACATCCAACTATCCAAATTACGGGCAATCCGTTTTGTCACAGCGGTATGATAGGATGGATCAATATAATCTGGTCCGCATTTGAATCCTTGTACAGTTAACCCTCTTTTAATTAATGCGGACATTAACCCAATTGTTAATGTTGTTTTGCCGACACCGCTTCCGGTACCAGCGATCACGATTCTTCGTTCTGCCACCTAACATTCCACCTCTCTAAAAGGAAATGACTGCAACGGATATTGTTACATTGCCTGATTTCTTCTTGCAAATCGACAGAGATTCTGCACCGCTGTACAAACGTGCAGCAGGCTCACTAACTCCATAGGCGCCAGTAAATTTAAACACCGTCTCAGAAGGTTCTGCAATTTGAACACGATTTAATTCTTCTGATGAATAACATATAAATTCCCAGTTATTTTTTTGAGATACAGCAATTAACCCTTCTTCATCTTTTTTAAGATCAATAGAGCAAATAGCTTTAACACTTTTAATCGAAAAATGCAGCTCATTTAGTGTTTCATGAATGACTTGATCGATTTCTTCCATTGAAGTACCTCTATTACAGCCAATACCAAGTACTATGACTTTAGGACGGTAAAGAACACCATTATGTAATATTGCTTCTTCATTCTTGTTTAAATTTCTATGAGTAACAACGAGTGCTGCATTCGGTTTAGCATGAATTGCTTCTTCAATCGATTGATAGACTTTAATTGTTTCCGGAAGGGGACTATTGTAATTCCACCATTCTTTTTCTCCAGATTCCTGAATAATTGCAACATGTTCTTCATTTACGACTGATGCACTGACAGGAGTTAATTTTTCGGCACTTTCCCAAACCCAGCCAAACTTACTCCCAAATAGATCGACAGGTATTGTTTTTTGAACGTCAGATGCGGTTGTAATTACAGGTGCTGCACCTAGTAAATCAGCGACTTCCTTAGTTAACTCGTTTGCCCCTCCTAAATGTCCGGATAACACACTAATAGCATGCTTCCCTTTGTCATCAATAACGACAACAGCCGGATCTGTTTTTTTATCTTTTAAAAGAGGTGCAATCATACGTACGACAGCACCTAATGAGATGATCATGATGATTCCTTTATATGATTGAAAGAGTGATGGAAGAAGAAGCCGCACATTCCCTTCAAAAAGAAAAATATTTCTTCGTTCTTCATCACCTCTCTCAAATTTACTCATATAAAATAAATCTGTCTGATGAAATTTCGCATGCAAGTTACGAGCCAGTTCAACACCGTGCTTTGTAATCGCTACAATGGCATATGTTCCTTTTTGTTCAAGCGATACGTTTTTTCCCTCTTCCAGGACGAGTGTCATTCTTTCACTCCTTTACGAAATCCGTGTGTGAACGCTTTATCATAAAGCTTTGACCTAAAATCTTTTTGATGAATATCCTTATCTAGTGCCCACCCCGCTAAAATCATCGCTTGTTTTCGTATTCCGTTGGCACGCATATCTTCATCAAGGTGTTCGAGGGTTGATCTTACTATTTTTTGATCAGGCCATGATGCTTTATAGACCACCCCGACTGGTGTATCCTTTCTCCAGCCTGCATCGAGAAATTCTTTGACAATCTTTTTTGTAAGCGTAGCACTTAAAAACAAAGCAACTGTACAATGGTGTTTTGCTAAATCTCTCAGCTTCTCAGCATCAGGTACAGGTGTGCGTCCTTCAGCACGTGTTAGAATCACTGTTTGTGTCAACTCAGGAATCGTCAGCTCTGCACCTAGTGCTGCTGCTGAGGCAAAGACTGAGCTAACTCCCGGGATAATTTCAACACTTACGTCTTTCTTGTTTAAAATAGAAATTTGCTCCATGATTGCTCCGTAAACAGCTGGATCTCCTGTATGGACGCGCACTACCTTTTTTCCTTCATGAACTCGATCCACCATGATCTCAACCATTTCATCAAGATGCATTCCTGCTGTCTTGATAATCTCTGCTTCAGGTTTTGCCCGTTCTATTAGTTCCGTGCTTACCAATGAATCAGCATACAGTACAACATCGGCTTCTTGAAGTAACTTTAATCCCTTTACAGTAATTAATTCCGGGTCGCCCGGTCCTGCACCTATGATTGTTATTTGCATTATTTTCTCACCACCATTAATGTTAAATATTCCAATTCTGCTCGATCCAGCTCCTGAATGTCCCATATAATCTCCTCATCTGAAGTTACCTTTGTCACAACTGAAGCTTTGTCGAGTAAATCCAGTTCACGAAGAATTTCCAGCATTAAATCCATTACTTTCGCGACCTTAATAAAAATAATGCAGTCGTTTTCAATGATTACTTTTTTCATAGCTTCATAGTCATCTCTTGCAGGAATGATCGCGACATGGTCATCCCCTTCTGCAAGCGCAATACCAAGTCTTGAAGCTGCACCGTTAATTGATGAAATCCCAGGCACCGTTTTAATTTTCACTTCGGGATAGCGGACCTTGACAAGGTTCATCATATGAATAAATGTACTGTATAAAAGGGGATCACCCTCTGTAACAAACGCGACATCCTTGCCTGCCTTTAGCTTTTCCCAAACAAGCTCCACTGTTTTTGACCATTCACGTTCAAGAATGTCAGGGTCCTTTGTCATTGGGAAAACAAGGCCTAACATCTCTTTTTCTCCCGGCGTTATGTACACATCAATAATTCGCTGGGCATAGCTTTTGCTGCCTTTTCTTTTTTTAGGGTATGCGATCACTGGAGATTCCTTAAGCTTTCGAAAAGCTTTTACTGTCAGAAGCTCCGGATCACCAGGACCTACGCCTAAACCGTATAATGTTCCTATCATGGCTGTTCCCCTTCCGTATGCTGTGCGGTAATAATATAGATCGGATTCAATGCATCAAATCGTGTGAGGTTTAAAATCGGTTTACTCCTGGAAACCTGAGCGAGTGTAATTTTTGTTTCAAAACCTTTGCTTTTAAATCCATTAACAGCTTGCATTAAATTTTCAATTGTTACTGCATTTAACACAATTCGTCCGCCCTTTTTTAAACGCGAACAGCAAACAGTCAGAATATCCTCCATACTCCCAGCAGTACCGCCAATAAAAATCGCATCAGGATCTGGAAATTCCTCTAAATGATTTGGTGCTTTTCCATGAATCAGTGTAAAGTCCGTTTTGAATTTCACCATATTCAGCCGGCAATTTTCAAGGTCATGTTCATTTTTTTCAATCGCAAAAACCTGTCCTTCTTTTGCAATCAAACAAGCTTCAATTGCAACAGAACCAGTACATGTTCCAATATCCCAAACAATGCTGCTTTCTGTTAGCTTTAATTCACTTAAGCTAATCGTTCGGATTTCTTTTTTTGTCAGTAATCCCTTTTCTGGCTTTCTTTGATAAAACTCTTTATCATCAATTCCAAAATGGTACGTTTTACTCTCTGATATCTTTTGCAGAATAACAACGTTAAGCGGGGAGAATTCGAGGCTCTGCAATTCTTCAAGTTCATAAAAAGCAAAGCGTTCATTCTCTCCGCCTAGATTTTCAGCCACAAATGCCCTGTACTGATTCATGCCAAATGATTGTAAATACCGGGCTATTTCGGAAGGAGTATTTTTAGCATCAGTAAGCAGCGCTACTTTTTTACGCCCATTTATTCGTTGGGCCAGTCCTTTCATGCTTCTCCCATGAACACTAAGTACAAATGCATCCTGCCAGCTCTCATTCATTCTTGCAAATGCTAGCTGGACCGAGCTTATATAAGGATAAATTTCGACATCAAGCTTCTTGGCTAAATAACTGCCAATTCCATAAAATAAAGGATCACCAGATGCTAAAACGACAATTCTCTTAGTTTCTTTGCTCAAATATGTAACTAGCGAAGGTAAACTACCTTTAATGGCTACTTTTTCACCTTGATAATCTTTGAAAAAAGATAATTGCCTTTCGCCTCCTACTAGAATTTCACTCTCATAAATCCATTTTTCATAGATAGGAAGAAGACTTTGTTTTCCATCATCACCTATTCCAATTAGCTTAACCTTCTTTGTCATTTTTCCCAGCCTTTCCAAGTAGCGTACCCTTCATGGAGTACAAACTTGTTTCAATCGAAATCCCGCCGCCAACTTCTTTTAACCCAGCTGTACAGCAATATTCACAAAGAATTGTAAAAAAGTCGTTATAACCAAGCTCAAGCATGAGATCACCTACTTGTGACGCTGTATTGGCTTGCCGAATTGTTTGGATCAGTTGTTGATCTTTAACACCTGCTTCAAAAGCCACATTTGCTAAAAAGTTAAAATCAACGGGTGCACTTTTGGAATGAACCATCATGACGCCTTGTGCTACTTTTGAAAATTTCCCCATCATTCCAACCAAAGATACTTTCTTAATCCCCTGACGTTTACATTGTTTTAATGTAAAGCCGACGAAATCCCCCATTTCAACAAATGCCTCTTCTGCAAGGTCAGGATATTGTTTGATCCCGAATTTTTCACTTCGTCCGCCTGTAGTAATTACAACGTGGTCACAATTACTTGCTCGTGCCACACTTATGGCTTGCACGATACTTGCCATATATGCAGAACTAGAAAATGGGATAACAGTTCCTCTAGTCCCTAAAATTGAAATCCCGCCGATTATTCCAAGTCGCTTATTGAGCGTTTTTTCTGCCATTTTTTCACCATCAGGGACAGAAATAATGATTTTGATCCCTCTTGTAAGTCCATGAGAGGTTAGAATTTCTTCAGCAGTTTCATAAATCATTTTCCGCGGTACTGGATTTATTGCAGCTTCACCGACGGGTACTGGGAGTCCTTCCTTTGTAACACGGCCAACTCCAACACCGCCATCAAGGGTGATGCCAGGTTTATCACACCAAGAAACAGTGGATATAATTAAAGCACCATGTGTGGCATCTGGATCATCACCAGCATCTTTAATTGTTCCAGCTTCAGCCAGACCAGGCTCAACGATGCAACTTTCCATTTCAAAGGTGGCAAATTTCCCGACTGGCAAAAAAATCGTTGCTTCAGCCTGGGGCTTTCCTGTTATTAATGCCACTAATGCCGCTTTCGTTGTTGCCGCTGCACATGCGCCTGTGGTATATCCAGAGCGCATTTCCTTTTTTTCTTTTTTTTTTGCTTTTCCTTCCATCGTTTATTCCTTTTCAGCTAGAAGTGAGATTGCATTCAGTGCCGCAACCGTAATCGTACTACCGCCTTTTCTGCCTGCATTTGTAATAAAAGGTACATCTAATTTTGCTAACTCTTCTTTTGATTCCGGAGCTGAAACAAATCCTACTGGAAGCCCGATGACTAAACTTGGTTTTGCTTCCCCTTCTTTAATGAGTCGAATTAATTCCAATAACGCTGTTGGAGCATTCCCGATTGCGAAAATCCCGCCATCAAATTGCTTAATGGCTTTTCTAACTGAAATGATTGCCCGGGTCGTATTTAAACGTTTTGCTTCTTCCATTACATCTGGATCGGAAATATAAACATTCACGCTGCCGCCATGTTTTTCAATTCTCCCTTTACTGACTCCACTTAGAATCATTTGAACATCCGCATAAACCTGTTCCCCATTTCGAATGGCCTTTATCCCTGCTTGAATGGCGTCGTCATGAAAAAGCATACTATGTCCCAATTCGAAATCAGCAGAAGCATGAACAACCCGCTGAACAATCTTGTATTGCTGTTCTGTAAAAGCATGTTCACCAAACTCTGAATCTATCATGTTAAAACTCAATCCCTCAATTTCTTGAGGCTGTACAGTTAAAGGCTTAAATTCTGTACGAAAATCCATCATAAATTCCTCCAATTCATCCATTTATTTTTGGTTATTTAGAATTTCATTTATATGTGCCAGGATATCCGAAAAATCTGAATAAGCATTTCCATAATCAATCTTTGGTCTCTTTATCATGA contains these protein-coding regions:
- a CDS encoding precorrin-8X methylmutase, with the protein product MDFRTEFKPLTVQPQEIEGLSFNMIDSEFGEHAFTEQQYKIVQRVVHASADFELGHSMLFHDDAIQAGIKAIRNGEQVYADVQMILSGVSKGRIEKHGGSVNVYISDPDVMEEAKRLNTTRAIISVRKAIKQFDGGIFAIGNAPTALLELIRLIKEGEAKPSLVIGLPVGFVSAPESKEELAKLDVPFITNAGRKGGSTITVAALNAISLLAEKE
- the cbiE gene encoding precorrin-6y C5,15-methyltransferase (decarboxylating) subunit CbiE, with the protein product MTKKVKLIGIGDDGKQSLLPIYEKWIYESEILVGGERQLSFFKDYQGEKVAIKGSLPSLVTYLSKETKRIVVLASGDPLFYGIGSYLAKKLDVEIYPYISSVQLAFARMNESWQDAFVLSVHGRSMKGLAQRINGRKKVALLTDAKNTPSEIARYLQSFGMNQYRAFVAENLGGENERFAFYELEELQSLEFSPLNVVILQKISESKTYHFGIDDKEFYQRKPEKGLLTKKEIRTISLSELKLTESSIVWDIGTCTGSVAIEACLIAKEGQVFAIEKNEHDLENCRLNMVKFKTDFTLIHGKAPNHLEEFPDPDAIFIGGTAGSMEDILTVCCSRLKKGGRIVLNAVTIENLMQAVNGFKSKGFETKITLAQVSRSKPILNLTRFDALNPIYIITAQHTEGEQP
- a CDS encoding cobalamin biosynthesis protein, which translates into the protein MTLVLEEGKNVSLEQKGTYAIVAITKHGVELARNLHAKFHQTDLFYMSKFERGDEERRNIFLFEGNVRLLLPSLFQSYKGIIMIISLGAVVRMIAPLLKDKKTDPAVVVIDDKGKHAISVLSGHLGGANELTKEVADLLGAAPVITTASDVQKTIPVDLFGSKFGWVWESAEKLTPVSASVVNEEHVAIIQESGEKEWWNYNSPLPETIKVYQSIEEAIHAKPNAALVVTHRNLNKNEEAILHNGVLYRPKVIVLGIGCNRGTSMEEIDQVIHETLNELHFSIKSVKAICSIDLKKDEEGLIAVSQKNNWEFICYSSEELNRVQIAEPSETVFKFTGAYGVSEPAARLYSGAESLSICKKKSGNVTISVAVISF
- the cobM gene encoding precorrin-4 C(11)-methyltransferase codes for the protein MQITIIGAGPGDPELITVKGLKLLQEADVVLYADSLVSTELIERAKPEAEIIKTAGMHLDEMVEIMVDRVHEGKKVVRVHTGDPAVYGAIMEQISILNKKDVSVEIIPGVSSVFASAAALGAELTIPELTQTVILTRAEGRTPVPDAEKLRDLAKHHCTVALFLSATLTKKIVKEFLDAGWRKDTPVGVVYKASWPDQKIVRSTLEHLDEDMRANGIRKQAMILAGWALDKDIHQKDFRSKLYDKAFTHGFRKGVKE
- a CDS encoding cobalt-precorrin-5B (C(1))-methyltransferase, translated to MEGKAKKKEKKEMRSGYTTGACAAATTKAALVALITGKPQAEATIFLPVGKFATFEMESCIVEPGLAEAGTIKDAGDDPDATHGALIISTVSWCDKPGITLDGGVGVGRVTKEGLPVPVGEAAINPVPRKMIYETAEEILTSHGLTRGIKIIISVPDGEKMAEKTLNKRLGIIGGISILGTRGTVIPFSSSAYMASIVQAISVARASNCDHVVITTGGRSEKFGIKQYPDLAEEAFVEMGDFVGFTLKQCKRQGIKKVSLVGMMGKFSKVAQGVMMVHSKSAPVDFNFLANVAFEAGVKDQQLIQTIRQANTASQVGDLMLELGYNDFFTILCEYCCTAGLKEVGGGISIETSLYSMKGTLLGKAGKNDKEG
- the cobI gene encoding precorrin-2 C(20)-methyltransferase, with product MIGTLYGLGVGPGDPELLTVKAFRKLKESPVIAYPKKRKGSKSYAQRIIDVYITPGEKEMLGLVFPMTKDPDILEREWSKTVELVWEKLKAGKDVAFVTEGDPLLYSTFIHMMNLVKVRYPEVKIKTVPGISSINGAASRLGIALAEGDDHVAIIPARDDYEAMKKVIIENDCIIFIKVAKVMDLMLEILRELDLLDKASVVTKVTSDEEIIWDIQELDRAELEYLTLMVVRK